Genomic segment of Zootoca vivipara chromosome 4, rZooViv1.1, whole genome shotgun sequence:
TGTGCATGGGGATGTGCATTTGCATATCTCATTGAAAGTGATCAGGGAAGACAGATGGCGCCAACAAGCATTCTGCTGTGCTTTTGAATGTGCACCAGACTTGTGCCGTAAACTGTTACATATGCAGAAGCATGCTTACTTGTGAGGGTTTGCTTAGCTGCATTGATAAGCCTTCCTCTAAGTGGGAACCACACTAAATTGCCTTTGTGGGAACCCGTCCCTGTGTTTAGCTCCTTAGCCTGGAACAGTTTGTGTCATGCTGGACAAACCCCTTGACCATGTTGCATCTGCTTTCCCATGCTGCAGGTaatggtggctggtgtccattggacCTGGTGGGCCATAAGGCAAGggaccaatgacaggcagagccaattaattttagttttgttcccatcctcttttctgctgagttctacaagggcaacacagagaCTGAGAAGGATGAAACTTATAGGCAGCACCATCTGGTGGTGGAGACTGAAGTCAGATTGTgattggtggggcagtgttcCATTTGCACTAATGGAGAGGTCTCCACTGCCTATAGGGCTGTTGGCTTTTGAACGTTTCTTGCCTTCAGAGCTCTCAGCTTTCAGGCTGTGTATTGCTTCCTGACCACCACCTGGATTCTAAGAGCAGCCATATTTTGTGGGAACAACCCCACTCCTCTGCTTGCCCTCCTACAGAAGGAGATTGAAAAGCTATTTCAGGTGTGGCTTTCTCCCCCAGTGCATTCAAGCAGAGCTTCAGATAGCTGTGCTGTGCTTTTCATCCTGCAGGATTTCCCTGGGGCTGTGAAAGATCTCCAGGCGACGAGCTTGCAAATGGGTTCTTAATGCATTCCAAGATGCCCATTTGAAAGAACAAATGTGTGTGTACAGAACATTACCTTTGGGAGCCCCACTGGAAATTTCAGGATGGATGTTGAAAATGGAGAGGCCATCTGATTCATCCAGCCTAGCGTTGTTGACTCTTACTGGCAGCAACTCCCCTGGGTCCTGAGCAGAAGAAGGACTTTCCCATTACTTTATGAACATCAAAAGCAAGAAGAGTGCTGTAGCCCCCTAAAGACTACGAGCATGATATAAGTTTTCATAGACTGCAGCCCACTTCACAAGATGTATGAAGATGCATACTCAGTtgcaaatatgtatttaaatcgTATTAtattagtggtgtgtgtgtgtgtgtgtgtgtgtgtgtgtgtgtgtgtgtgtaagtgtaagcaGTGAAtttggagggaaatgaaatgcaagaaaTAGTGACAATGTCAATTCAATTGGAGCTAGAATGTATACAAAACAAGTGTAGTGATAGGTGATAAAACAATCAAGATGATAATGCTGAGTGAATTAACACCTGTAGCAGGATATGAAACCATTGTCTCTACTCAGATCCAAATGATTAGAACTGAACTTCTTGATTAAATATAATCCAGGAGTTTCACATTGGAGCCCATCCCTGGAAATTCCTTTACAGTATTCACATTTGGCCTCTTCAAGATCAATAGCAGAGAATCCTTGTAGAATGAAATGTTTTCCTACAGGTTTCTGAACACTACTGTTTCTGATGTCATATTTGTGCCCATATGATTCTTTTCTGTGTAGAATGTGGAAGGGCATTTCTGACAGATGAGAGTAATGTATATGATGAAGATGAACAAGTAAACTGACCCTTGATGATGTGGCTGACATTTTTGGTTCCTGCAATTGTGTTGCCTGATTAGGTGTGTTGGGAGGACAGAGTTGGCATCTGGGTCAGCTGCAAGCTGCGGTTCCACAGGCTGTGTGGGCTATTGTTGCTGGTGAGTAGCTGTTTCAGATGAGGGAGATGTATGTAAGCAAAGACTGGCCCACCAACCATGGGCCAGGAGAACAAAGCATGTTTGATCTCACTGCTCAAAGTTCTCCCCATGTGGCTCCTCACTGTGAATTACACTATGCATCTGGTAGATTCTACTCACAAAAGCTTATTTGTTCATAATTTGTTATTTGCCACAatactggtttttgttgttgttgggtttttttttggggggggtacttCAACACAGATGGCTATTCCTCTGGAAATTGCCTTATGCCCCAGCATTTTGTATTCTAATGGGCAGAAGCTCTTTGGTGTCTTAGGCAGAGACTTCCCCCACTGTCTGCTACATGATCCGTTTCAacagagatgctgaggattgaacctgagacttgaACCTGAGACTCACTGCATGGCAAAGCATGTGCTGTGCCACTCAGCTATGCCCATGCACACAGCTATGCACAGCCCATTTAAATTTTGCCTCTGCTTTCCCACAAACCCTTTGCTAATTACCTGACCATAGTAccgtggaattgtagagttggaagtgaccatgggtgtcatctaggccaactccctgcagtgtaggaatcttttgaccaacttggggctcgaacccatgaccctgagattaagagtctgatgctttaccaactgagctatagagGTCTGATGAGGTCAGCCTCTCATCAGTCTGCTATACTCAAGGCTGGTGCATTACTAAGAGAAGAcgaatatgtacagtggtacctcgacttacgaatgactcgacttacaaatgtttcgacttacaaatggagctccgtccaccatcttggatgcggtttagataggattttttcgacttacaaatttttagatagggttgcttcgacttacgaatttttttctcccaatacattcctatgggattcaacttacgaatttttttggcttacaaatgtgcgttcggaatgcattaaattcgtaagtcgaggtaagAGACCTAAAAGATGGCATTTGTTCACGTGTAGAagtcaaaacacagctatccatcATTTAATACCTCTTTAGGAAACATTTAAAGCAACTTAGTGCTTATGTTTGCACTAGATAGATGTTGCCAGTGTGTACTGTAGGTAAGGTCATTTTAAACCACACTTAAAAGAAACCATCCGATAAATGCACCCCTTGGTTTTGGAAACAAAAGGATAGTGTTTCATGATAAATATGTTcaggttgttttatttatttatctagagTATTTATAGGGCACTCTTCAGCAATGCTCTCAGAGTGGCAGCTTGCAATAAAATAATCAAACCACAATGCATTACAATGAGTCATAAACATCTCAACAAAACAAGACACAGAGGAGCAATAAATTAAGATAAAACAGTAACATTAAATCTCATCAAGCACTTAAAAACCTGGGCAAATAGAAaggtttttacctggcacagaaaagaaaacaaggctAATGCCAGGTACCTCTATTGGTAGAGGGGATTCTAGAGAATCGGTGCCACAACAGAAGAGGCTCCTTGTCTTGCTGTCACCACCTCATCTCAGAGGATATGTTGGGAAGGGCTGTTGCTTCATGAAAGAGCgcatgctttgcctgcagaaagtccaagaggcggatttagggcagcacaactggTTCTGCCACACTGGGCGCCAGGCCTAGGGGCACTCTAGGACGCTGCCACTATGATGTAGTTAATTGAGCATAACCGAAGGTGATATGCAGGAGTTGGGGTGCAAAATTTTGggctcacacagggtgccactgaaatgtgAAAAACCAGAGTTTGCCCCTGCAAGGTAGGATCTCTGGTATCTCCAGTCAAAGCTGAGACGAACTCCTTTCTAGAACCTTGGAGAGTTGTTGTCAGTCAggagtggtctgacttggtatatggtAGCTTCTTGTGTTCCCAAGGTGGCAAGACTTTTTACACCCATAAATGTTCATATGAGAATAGATGCCCCTTCAAAGAACCTGGTGCCGAGCCACTTAGGATTTTGTAGGTCAgaaccaatactttgaattgtacCTGGAAATGGATCACTGAGATGTGTTCCATATATTTGGCtatgctgctgcattttgctCTTACTGTTGAACAGCACATTTCAGAATTCTAAATGAGATTAGTTGATGCATATACAGAtcctatctatctgtctgtctatctatctgtctatctgtctatatctgtctatctgtctatctatctatctatctatcatctatcatctatctatctatctatctatctatctatctatctatctatctatctatctatctatctatctatcatttggCATGACCTGCAAGCCCTGTGACAAGTATATGGCTTTCTCCATGCATGCTTTCTTCAAGAGGCATTGCCAAAAATCCTGAAGCTCTGGGGTTGGGTCTTCTGCAGCGGTTGCCACAGGTCTGTGCTGACCATGGAAGGAAAGTGGCAATTCAAGCCTGCAGCTCCTAAAAGCTATGGTGAGAGTGCTTTCAAAGTCTCATTGAATGTTGCAGAGCATGGGCTGAACATATTGGTGTGGTCAGCACAGAACATCATTGTAGAGTGGCAGTTGCTATGGTGTAGAGTGGTGTACAGGCAGTTGAGTGACAGCTCACCTATCTTCCCTAATAAGAATAAAGTGTCTCTCTTAAGAGTTCAAATTATAATAAACATGGGATTGACTTAGCATGTTGAATATGGAATGGAAGCCACATGCTGGATTTTCATTCATTAATGGTGCATATTATTAGTAACATGTTTTTCTACTAATGAGCTTTGCTTATTACAGCAAGTACCAGGAATGAGGAAAATGAAAGCCTGCTGTAACTGCTTTGTGTTTGCTATGTGTGTTCTGCAATATGCTGCCCCAGACACCCTAACTAACTTTCATGGAATGCATTTGCTCGAGAGATTTCTAAACAaacctcccctctcttttcttctccccacaaaaggttgaaaaaaatgatgacattGACCAAAAGATTGAACAAGATGGCATCAAACCAGAAGATAAAGCTCATAAGGCAGCCACCAAAATTCAGGCTAGCTTCCGTGGACACATAACAAGGAAAAAGCTcaagggggagaagaagggagatGCCCAAACTACTGATGTTGAAGCTGGTGAGAAGAAGGAGGAAGTCCTTGCCAATGGCTTGGCGGATGGCAAAGCTGCTATTACAGAAGTTGCTCCAACTGAGAATGCCCTGCCTGCTGATGGCAGCAAAGGAGGAAGCACCCCAGCAGATGAGAAGCAGGGGGAGGGCACAGCTGACACTGGTTCAGAACAACCTGCCACAAAGGCCACTGCTCCCGCTGCCCCGTCGGAGGAAAAGTCCGCTGCTGTTGCCGCTGAAACAGAAAGTGCCACTAAAGCTTCTACTGATAATTCACCATCCTTGAAGGCTGACGAAGCCCAAGTCAAGGAGGAACCTAAACAAGCCGAAGTGCCTGCCACTGTCACTACTGCCGTTACCCCCACTGCTGCAGAGGATGCTACTGCCAAGGCAACAGCGCAACCCCAAACAGACACAGCAGAGAGTAGCCAAACCGAAGAGAAGACAGGTACGCTAACAATAGCAAGGGAGGAAAGCTGTCTTGGGATGGAGATAGCGGTGATGTGTGAGCTAGGAAATGGGGATTAACATTAGGATTAACCCACCAGTGGTCATTCATGAGAACAGGGCAGGCGTAGCTTTAAAGCAGGCAGCCATCTATCCTAAATGAAATTTGGCAATTGACTGGCTCTGTGGTACTGCTCCATGATAGCGGAGCCCAATTCACAGTCCTTGGGCTTTGAGGTGACCAGCAAGAGATTTATCTCCCTCGCTCTCCCCTGCAAACCTTATAAGGAGGTTTCACCCATAAGGAAAACAAACCTATTTTCAAACATTATGAGTGATACATTTTAAGTGTTGCAAGAGAGAAGTTTCAAAAACTCTGGGCGCTCAAAAGATTTTGAGCCTTGTCCACCACGATAGGGTTGTGTTCGGTGTCATAACATACCCCCAGCCACCAGATTATACCATTTATAATAAAGTTGCCCCTTTAGAATAGAATGTCTGGCC
This window contains:
- the GAP43 gene encoding neuromodulin, yielding MLCCMRRTKQVEKNDDIDQKIEQDGIKPEDKAHKAATKIQASFRGHITRKKLKGEKKGDAQTTDVEAGEKKEEVLANGLADGKAAITEVAPTENALPADGSKGGSTPADEKQGEGTADTGSEQPATKATAPAAPSEEKSAAVAAETESATKASTDNSPSLKADEAQVKEEPKQAEVPATVTTAVTPTAAEDATAKATAQPQTDTAESSQTEEKTDAVEETKPSESAQQEEAKEDESKADQENA